The following are encoded together in the Pseudoalteromonas shioyasakiensis genome:
- the rnhB gene encoding ribonuclease HII: protein MQIERPNVNYIAGVDEVGRGPLVGDVVTAAVILDPNKPITGLADSKKLSDKKRQLLAAEIKEKALCYAIGRCSPSEIDELNILHATMLAMSRAVEGLSVKPEFVFIDGNRVPSQLTVPAQAVVKGDSLVEEISAASILAKVARDDEMIELDKRYPDYGFAGHKGYPTKAHFAALEQYGAIAEHRKSFKPVQRILALKGEQL, encoded by the coding sequence ATGCAAATTGAACGACCGAATGTTAATTATATTGCTGGTGTAGATGAAGTTGGCCGTGGTCCATTAGTGGGTGATGTTGTTACCGCAGCGGTAATACTTGACCCAAATAAGCCTATTACAGGGTTAGCCGATTCTAAAAAGTTATCAGACAAAAAACGTCAATTATTAGCGGCAGAAATAAAAGAAAAAGCCTTGTGCTATGCTATTGGTCGTTGTAGTCCAAGCGAGATTGATGAGTTAAATATTTTGCATGCCACCATGCTCGCGATGAGTCGCGCGGTTGAAGGCCTAAGTGTAAAGCCAGAGTTTGTTTTTATTGATGGTAACCGAGTGCCTAGCCAATTAACTGTGCCAGCACAGGCGGTAGTAAAAGGCGATAGCCTAGTCGAAGAGATTTCGGCGGCATCTATTTTAGCGAAAGTTGCTCGTGATGATGAAATGATTGAGCTTGATAAGCGTTACCCTGATTATGGTTTTGCAGGCCATAAAGGTTATCCAACTAAGGCACACTTTGCAGCACTTGAACAATACGGTGCTATTGCAGAGCATCGTAAAAGCTTTAAACCTGTTCAGCGCATTTTGGCGTTAAAAGGAGAGCAACTGTAA
- the cydB gene encoding cytochrome d ubiquinol oxidase subunit II: protein MIFDYETLKLIWWLLIGVLLIGFAVTDGMDMGVAILLRLVGKTDVERRTVINTIGAHWDGNQVWFITAGGALFAAWPMVYAAAFSGFYFAMMLVLFALFFRPLGFDYRSKIDSPRWRNNWDWGLFAGSFIPALVFGVAFGNLLLGVPYHIDDLLRVSYQGSFFALLNPFAIVVGLVSVLMLVGHAGMWLQLRTDAEVAKRSAQYGRYALMAFIVLFALAGVWVSQIDGYKIVSMGDTQGFANPLAKTVTQAPGAWLDNYTKMPLTMLFPALAFVMATLAIVLSKLQKPAMALIASSLMLAGVILTAGMSMFPFVMPSSNNPNISLTMWDAVSSHMTLNVMFIAAVIFVPLILIYTTWCYVKMWRKVTISEIENNTHGSY from the coding sequence ATGATTTTTGATTACGAAACACTAAAACTAATCTGGTGGCTGTTAATTGGTGTCTTACTGATTGGCTTTGCAGTGACCGATGGCATGGACATGGGTGTGGCAATTTTACTTCGCCTAGTTGGTAAAACCGATGTTGAGCGCCGTACAGTTATTAACACCATTGGTGCTCACTGGGATGGTAACCAAGTTTGGTTCATCACCGCTGGGGGGGCACTGTTTGCAGCTTGGCCTATGGTATACGCGGCCGCTTTTTCCGGCTTTTACTTTGCTATGATGCTGGTGTTATTTGCGTTATTTTTCAGACCGCTTGGTTTTGATTATCGCTCAAAAATAGATTCACCGCGCTGGCGTAATAACTGGGATTGGGGCCTCTTTGCTGGCAGCTTTATTCCGGCTTTAGTATTTGGTGTGGCATTTGGTAACTTATTACTGGGCGTGCCTTATCATATCGACGACCTACTGCGCGTCAGTTATCAAGGTTCATTCTTTGCATTATTAAACCCATTTGCCATTGTAGTTGGCCTAGTGAGTGTACTAATGCTGGTTGGTCACGCAGGTATGTGGTTACAACTTCGTACTGATGCAGAGGTTGCTAAACGCTCAGCACAATATGGCCGATATGCACTGATGGCGTTTATTGTATTGTTTGCTTTAGCAGGTGTATGGGTATCGCAAATTGACGGATATAAAATCGTTAGCATGGGAGATACCCAAGGCTTTGCGAATCCACTGGCTAAAACAGTCACGCAGGCACCGGGTGCATGGCTTGATAACTATACAAAAATGCCATTAACCATGCTGTTCCCTGCCCTTGCATTCGTGATGGCGACACTGGCGATTGTGTTATCTAAATTACAAAAACCAGCAATGGCCCTGATCGCGTCAAGCTTAATGCTCGCAGGCGTGATCTTAACTGCGGGTATGTCAATGTTCCCGTTTGTGATGCCTTCGAGCAACAACCCTAATATTAGCTTAACTATGTGGGATGCGGTTTCGAGCCATATGACACTTAACGTGATGTTTATTGCAGCAGTTATTTTTGTACCACTTATTCTTATCTACACAACATGGTGTTATGTGAAGATGTGGCGCAAGGTAACGATTAGTGAAATTGAAAACAACACTCACGGTAGCTATTAA
- the cydC gene encoding thiol reductant ABC exporter subunit CydC, translating to MHNFIRLLKLCKPHTGILLLGAFLASLTVLANVGLLAISGWFLAAMAAAGIAGVQMNYFTPAGVIRFLAIVRTASRYGERMITHNATFLLLSEIRVNMFRTLSQLNNVDLAMSRSSDLFNRLQNDVDALDKFYLNVLLPIIVALFSIPIVMAFMAMYNADVALVCFISLMIIGVLLPALLSHKLHQQADTETQLSAELRAELADTLSGARELAVYQAQAAQLAHCDSLSKQYNNQLYNRHKAVANSSGLSTLVIQLTMLASVFMIIPLVAMGTMKNVELAMLALFVLASFETVLTLPTAFIELPLTLSAAKRLFDLEDKHSSLAEKPNNLDDQLANQLGDQSGLGLELSEVNYQYLGAKSKALSNINFAITPGSKVALVGASGSGKTTLVNLLTGLWPLQSGSLKLTTKQDTFELESLSTATRFKQLTIVAQQHHIFDGTLRENLRYAAFDATDEMLIEACEQAELGSWLKNLKAGLNTRLGTAGRKLSHGQSRRIAIAQAILRQGNLIILDEPTESLDNHTKQNLLTTLERIWSDKTMLTITHDPAMLSRVDKVIWLEQGQVRALASHAELMANETDYVELITRF from the coding sequence ATGCATAACTTTATACGTCTATTAAAACTGTGCAAACCTCATACTGGCATACTGCTTTTAGGGGCTTTTTTAGCAAGCTTAACGGTACTTGCTAATGTTGGCTTGCTTGCTATATCGGGGTGGTTTTTAGCAGCCATGGCAGCGGCGGGCATTGCGGGTGTGCAGATGAATTACTTTACCCCAGCTGGGGTGATCCGCTTTTTAGCTATCGTGCGCACAGCGTCTCGTTACGGTGAGCGAATGATAACTCATAATGCTACCTTTTTATTGCTGAGCGAAATTCGCGTAAATATGTTCAGGACTCTAAGCCAACTGAACAACGTTGACTTAGCAATGAGTCGCAGTAGCGATTTATTTAACCGCCTACAAAACGATGTCGATGCGCTGGATAAGTTCTATCTCAATGTACTGCTGCCCATTATTGTCGCTCTTTTCAGCATTCCTATTGTCATGGCCTTCATGGCCATGTATAACGCAGATGTTGCATTAGTCTGCTTTATTTCACTGATGATTATTGGCGTGTTGCTTCCCGCATTGTTAAGCCATAAGCTTCACCAACAAGCGGATACCGAAACCCAACTTTCTGCCGAGTTAAGAGCTGAACTTGCCGATACACTATCAGGTGCCAGAGAGCTTGCTGTCTATCAAGCACAGGCGGCGCAATTAGCGCATTGTGACTCACTCAGTAAACAATACAACAACCAGCTCTATAATCGCCACAAAGCCGTGGCAAACAGTAGTGGTTTAAGCACTTTGGTGATCCAACTCACCATGCTGGCCAGTGTATTTATGATAATTCCACTGGTTGCAATGGGGACTATGAAAAACGTTGAACTGGCGATGCTCGCGTTATTTGTATTAGCAAGCTTTGAAACCGTGCTCACCCTGCCTACGGCATTTATTGAATTGCCGCTTACTTTAAGTGCCGCAAAGCGACTGTTTGATCTTGAAGATAAACACAGCAGCTTAGCCGAAAAGCCAAACAACTTAGATGATCAGTTAGCAAACCAATTAGGGGATCAATCAGGGCTTGGCCTTGAGCTAAGCGAGGTCAATTACCAATACTTGGGGGCAAAAAGTAAAGCCCTTAGCAATATCAATTTTGCGATCACGCCCGGCAGTAAAGTTGCCCTAGTCGGTGCCAGTGGCAGTGGCAAAACCACTCTAGTTAACTTACTCACGGGCCTCTGGCCGCTGCAATCAGGCTCATTAAAGCTCACCACCAAACAAGATACCTTTGAACTTGAAAGCTTGAGCACTGCAACACGCTTTAAGCAGCTAACGATAGTTGCCCAGCAGCATCATATTTTTGATGGTACGCTTCGTGAGAATCTACGCTATGCAGCTTTTGATGCGACAGATGAGATGCTAATTGAAGCCTGTGAACAAGCTGAACTTGGCTCTTGGCTTAAGAACTTAAAAGCCGGCCTTAATACCCGCTTAGGAACCGCAGGCAGAAAGCTTTCTCATGGCCAATCACGTCGTATAGCGATTGCTCAAGCCATATTGAGGCAAGGTAATTTGATCATTCTTGATGAGCCAACAGAGAGCCTAGATAATCACACTAAGCAAAACTTGCTGACTACGCTTGAGAGAATATGGTCAGATAAAACCATGCTGACCATTACCCACGACCCAGCAATGCTAAGTCGTGTTGATAAGGTTATTTGGTTAGAACAAGGACAAGTAAGAGCCCTTGCAAGTCATGCTGAATTAATGGCTAATGAAACCGACTACGTAGAGCTTATTACCCGTTTTTAA
- the lpxB gene encoding lipid-A-disaccharide synthase: MKEQTKPLRIALVAGELSGDILGEGLVKALKRRFPDAIFEGIAGPRMQAAGCKTLFDMDELSVMGLVEVLGRLPRLLKIRKQLVQHFIDNPPDVFIGIDAPDFNLRVEKPLKEAGIKTVQYVSPSVWAWREKRIHKISAATNLVLALLPFEKAFYDKHDVPCTFVGHTLADDIALEHDQTEARNQLGLAQTDKVLALLPGSRGSEVGLLSETYIETAAKLQTQNPDLKIVVPLVNEKRKAQFCEILEKTAPDLKLQLLDGQSNLAMQAADAILLASGTATLEGMLYKKPMVVGYKIKPLSYWIFKTLFTFNIKYFSLPNLLADEELVPEYLQTECNVENLSAALTPMLNTDNSELKARFLAIHKDIRLNANEQAAAAVAELLNAN; encoded by the coding sequence ATGAAAGAACAAACAAAGCCGTTACGTATTGCCTTGGTGGCAGGTGAGTTATCAGGTGATATTTTAGGTGAAGGGCTAGTAAAAGCACTTAAACGCCGTTTTCCGGATGCCATATTTGAGGGGATTGCAGGCCCGCGTATGCAAGCGGCTGGTTGTAAAACATTATTCGATATGGACGAATTATCTGTAATGGGCTTAGTTGAAGTACTTGGCCGATTACCGCGCCTACTAAAAATACGCAAACAATTGGTGCAGCATTTTATCGACAACCCACCAGATGTATTTATTGGTATCGATGCCCCTGACTTTAACTTACGTGTCGAAAAGCCGCTAAAAGAGGCGGGTATTAAAACAGTACAATATGTTAGCCCATCAGTGTGGGCGTGGCGCGAAAAGCGTATTCATAAAATCAGTGCCGCCACTAATTTAGTGCTGGCACTTTTACCGTTCGAAAAAGCCTTTTACGATAAGCACGATGTACCTTGTACGTTTGTGGGTCATACTTTGGCTGATGATATTGCCCTTGAGCACGACCAGACCGAGGCTCGTAATCAGCTTGGTTTAGCACAAACTGATAAAGTACTTGCGTTGTTACCAGGTAGCCGAGGTTCTGAAGTGGGGCTTTTAAGCGAAACCTACATTGAAACAGCGGCTAAACTACAAACGCAAAACCCTGACCTTAAAATTGTGGTACCGTTAGTCAATGAAAAACGAAAAGCACAGTTTTGTGAAATTTTAGAAAAAACAGCCCCAGATCTAAAATTGCAATTATTGGATGGTCAGTCAAACCTTGCAATGCAAGCCGCTGATGCCATTTTACTTGCCTCAGGAACCGCAACACTTGAAGGTATGCTGTACAAAAAGCCGATGGTTGTGGGCTACAAAATTAAGCCATTGAGTTACTGGATTTTCAAAACCTTATTCACTTTTAACATTAAGTATTTTTCGTTGCCTAATTTATTAGCCGATGAAGAACTCGTTCCAGAATACTTACAAACCGAATGTAATGTTGAAAACCTATCAGCAGCGCTAACACCTATGCTTAATACCGATAACAGCGAACTAAAAGCGCGCTTTTTAGCCATACATAAAGACATTAGATTAAATGCCAATGAACAAGCTGCAGCAGCAGTCGCGGAGTTACTAAATGCAAATTGA
- the cydX gene encoding cytochrome bd-I oxidase subunit CydX, protein MWYFAWILGVLLACTLGVINVMWYEFHQHKDSIADDELELYARLKNTDDN, encoded by the coding sequence ATGTGGTATTTTGCCTGGATTTTAGGTGTTCTATTAGCCTGTACACTTGGGGTGATCAACGTAATGTGGTACGAATTTCACCAACATAAAGATTCAATCGCTGATGATGAGCTAGAGCTGTACGCGAGACTCAAAAACACCGATGACAACTAA
- a CDS encoding cytochrome ubiquinol oxidase subunit I: MIDETFVDLSRLQFAITALFHFLFVPLTLGMTWILVIMESVYVMTGREIYRDMTKFWGKLFGINFAIGVATGLTMEFEFGTNWSYYSHYVGDIFGAPLAIEGLMAFFLESTFVGMFFLGWERLSKRQHLGATFLMALGTNLSALWILVANGWMQNPVGAEFNYQTMRMEMTSFAELVFNPVAQVKFIHTVSAGYVAASMFVLGISSWYILKGRDLAFAKRSFSVASGFGLASILCVILLGDESGYEVGEVQKVKLATIEAEWHTEEAPAAFTLVGIPDSEEQVTHAAVKIPYALGIIATRSIDEKVTGIKDLEEQHEVRIRNGMIAYEYLEKLRGGEDTPENIAKFDTLKDDLGYGLLLKRYTPNVVDATEEHIQKAVKDSIPQVGPMFWSFRIMVGCGVIMLGVFVLAFYYNAHRIIEQKRWLLWAAVWSIPLPWIAIEFGWIVAEYGRQPWAISEILPTFLATSSLTVNDLLISITGFLVFYTGLAAVEGWLMLRFIKQGPSSLHTGKYHHELAKADSLASQGAQS, translated from the coding sequence ATGATAGATGAAACATTTGTGGATCTATCGCGATTGCAATTTGCAATCACTGCCCTATTTCACTTCCTATTTGTTCCCCTTACCTTAGGTATGACGTGGATTTTAGTGATCATGGAATCCGTTTACGTGATGACAGGTCGCGAAATTTATCGTGATATGACTAAGTTCTGGGGTAAGTTGTTTGGTATTAACTTTGCGATTGGTGTGGCGACAGGTCTAACCATGGAGTTTGAGTTTGGTACCAACTGGTCTTATTACTCTCACTATGTAGGCGATATATTTGGCGCACCACTAGCGATTGAAGGCTTAATGGCTTTCTTCTTAGAGTCAACCTTTGTCGGTATGTTCTTTTTAGGCTGGGAGCGTTTGAGTAAACGTCAGCATCTAGGTGCTACCTTCTTAATGGCACTAGGTACTAACTTATCTGCGTTATGGATTTTAGTAGCAAATGGTTGGATGCAAAACCCAGTAGGTGCTGAATTTAATTACCAAACCATGCGCATGGAAATGACCAGCTTTGCTGAATTGGTATTTAACCCCGTCGCACAAGTTAAGTTTATTCACACCGTTTCAGCAGGTTATGTTGCAGCATCTATGTTTGTACTTGGTATTAGTAGCTGGTACATCTTAAAAGGTCGCGACCTTGCTTTTGCCAAGCGCTCGTTCTCGGTTGCTTCAGGGTTTGGTTTAGCGTCTATTCTTTGTGTTATTTTACTTGGTGATGAATCTGGCTACGAAGTTGGCGAGGTGCAAAAAGTCAAACTCGCAACCATTGAAGCTGAGTGGCACACTGAAGAAGCCCCGGCCGCATTTACGCTAGTCGGTATTCCTGACTCTGAAGAGCAAGTCACCCACGCCGCTGTAAAAATCCCCTATGCACTGGGTATCATTGCAACACGCTCTATCGACGAGAAAGTAACGGGTATTAAAGACCTTGAAGAACAGCACGAAGTACGTATTCGTAACGGTATGATTGCATACGAATACTTAGAAAAGCTTCGCGGCGGTGAAGACACCCCAGAAAACATTGCAAAGTTCGATACCTTAAAAGACGATCTTGGCTATGGTTTACTACTAAAACGCTATACCCCTAACGTGGTAGATGCAACAGAAGAGCACATTCAAAAAGCAGTGAAAGACTCAATTCCTCAAGTAGGCCCTATGTTCTGGTCATTTAGAATTATGGTCGGTTGCGGTGTGATCATGCTAGGCGTATTCGTGCTTGCATTTTATTACAACGCACACCGCATTATTGAGCAAAAACGCTGGTTATTATGGGCTGCGGTATGGAGTATTCCACTGCCTTGGATTGCCATTGAATTTGGTTGGATTGTTGCGGAGTACGGCCGCCAACCGTGGGCTATTTCGGAAATTTTACCGACCTTCTTGGCAACCTCGTCACTCACGGTCAATGACTTATTGATTAGTATTACTGGTTTCTTAGTTTTCTACACAGGTCTTGCTGCTGTAGAAGGCTGGCTGATGTTGCGCTTTATCAAACAAGGCCCAAGCTCACTTCATACCGGTAAATATCACCATGAACTTGCTAAAGCGGATTCACTTGCAAGCCAAGGAGCTCAGTCATGA
- the cydD gene encoding thiol reductant ABC exporter subunit CydD, translating into MTTKPRPNRAQQQTLRAFLKQYSQSASGLLKLSISLGTLNALLMIASCYLLANAAHQVMFEQANLQAVSPLLWPLAGLILVRALLVALSERISNLAALKIKSVMRNTLLEKLSKLGPAYSEQKGHGATLNTLHNGVEALHQYYANYIPSVAYSALIPLAILVVIFPTDYKAGLIFLLTAPLIPFFMILVGHKAEQLNQERWQQLAVLGNYFFDRLQGLTQLKLFNATKRELNSISQISDDYRGATMGVLKVAFLSSFALEFLATISVALVAVIIGFRLFFGTLDFATGFVVLLLAPEFYLPLRQMGTHYHAKLEGISAAADMVDIINRSDADEHVGSSKLELPLKDIQLNTLTFHYPETNEGVTDINLTLPSTGLIAFVGESGSGKSTLFDCLLGFHHQANNAISINGQPLSDTALADWQAQLAWIPQQATLFYRTVAENLRLAKPDASQTELDEAASKAGALEFITALPDGFDTMLGEQGEGLSGGQKQRIALARAFLKNAPVLMLDEPTAHLDSQTEHLINQAIRDYAKDHLVLVIAHRLNTVKHADNIYVMQQGHIVESGQYQQLTEQAGLFAKLVSQGDAHA; encoded by the coding sequence ATGACAACTAAACCCCGACCAAATCGCGCGCAGCAGCAAACGCTGCGCGCTTTTTTAAAGCAGTATAGCCAGTCCGCTTCAGGGCTTCTTAAATTAAGCATTAGTCTGGGCACACTCAACGCCCTATTAATGATTGCCTCTTGTTATCTTCTTGCAAACGCGGCTCACCAAGTCATGTTTGAACAGGCAAACTTGCAAGCCGTAAGCCCATTATTATGGCCGTTGGCAGGGCTAATTTTAGTTCGTGCTTTGTTGGTTGCGCTAAGTGAACGCATAAGTAACCTCGCCGCGTTAAAAATAAAGAGCGTGATGCGAAATACACTGCTAGAAAAGCTCAGCAAACTTGGGCCAGCCTACAGTGAACAAAAAGGTCACGGCGCAACACTTAACACCTTACATAATGGGGTGGAAGCTCTACATCAATATTACGCCAACTACATTCCAAGTGTGGCTTACAGTGCGCTTATTCCATTAGCCATATTGGTCGTGATATTTCCAACCGATTACAAAGCAGGCCTCATATTCCTTTTAACAGCCCCGCTTATCCCCTTTTTTATGATTTTAGTGGGCCATAAAGCGGAGCAGTTAAACCAAGAACGTTGGCAACAACTTGCGGTACTTGGTAATTACTTTTTTGACCGACTACAAGGACTGACTCAACTCAAGCTCTTTAATGCAACTAAGCGTGAGCTAAATAGCATCAGTCAGATTTCTGATGATTACCGTGGTGCAACCATGGGAGTGTTGAAAGTCGCCTTTTTATCGTCTTTCGCCCTTGAGTTTTTAGCTACCATCAGTGTGGCACTTGTTGCCGTTATCATTGGCTTTAGATTGTTTTTTGGAACGCTCGATTTTGCCACTGGATTTGTGGTGTTACTACTAGCCCCTGAGTTTTACTTACCACTTCGACAAATGGGCACTCATTATCACGCAAAACTCGAAGGGATCAGCGCCGCTGCTGATATGGTCGACATAATCAATCGAAGCGACGCTGATGAACATGTAGGGTCATCTAAGCTTGAGTTACCGCTAAAAGACATACAGCTGAATACACTTACCTTTCACTACCCAGAAACAAACGAAGGGGTAACTGATATCAACTTAACCCTGCCAAGCACAGGCTTAATTGCCTTTGTGGGTGAAAGTGGCTCGGGTAAAAGTACCTTGTTTGATTGCCTATTAGGCTTTCATCATCAAGCCAACAATGCCATTAGCATTAACGGGCAACCACTGAGTGATACTGCATTAGCTGATTGGCAAGCACAGCTGGCGTGGATCCCGCAACAAGCCACGTTATTTTATCGGACCGTTGCAGAGAACCTGCGTTTAGCTAAACCCGATGCAAGCCAAACAGAGCTCGATGAAGCAGCAAGTAAAGCAGGAGCACTTGAGTTTATCACTGCCTTACCTGATGGCTTTGATACTATGCTCGGTGAACAAGGAGAAGGCCTCTCAGGGGGGCAAAAGCAGCGTATTGCCCTTGCCCGTGCATTTTTAAAGAATGCCCCAGTGCTAATGCTAGATGAGCCTACCGCTCACTTAGACAGCCAAACAGAGCATTTAATCAATCAAGCGATCCGCGATTATGCAAAAGACCATTTAGTACTGGTTATTGCTCACCGACTGAATACGGTAAAACACGCCGATAATATTTACGTTATGCAACAAGGCCACATTGTTGAATCTGGTCAGTACCAGCAACTCACTGAGCAAGCTGGCCTATTTGCTAAACTGGTGAGCCAAGGTGACGCCCATGCATAA